In Manis pentadactyla isolate mManPen7 chromosome 8, mManPen7.hap1, whole genome shotgun sequence, the following are encoded in one genomic region:
- the MMRN2 gene encoding multimerin-2: protein MILTLLLSLGGPLGWGLPGAWAQAPGTRFSNPHSSRSPGVWSAEAEDNGRGPVGRNWCPYQKSRLVTFVAACKTEKFHVHKQQPCPQGALDCQKVKVMYRVAHKPVYRVKQKVLSSVAWRCCPGFAGPDCQYHDPTAIPEPADPDDDFQEPWDGPAALEPGHPAAEISNIVVQQERLLGDVQNDIYQMADSLPGLWKALASNLTAATTEANQTELEFPGRSLDQVLLPHMDTFLQVHFSPIWRSFNQSLHGLSQAIRNLSLDVEANRQAIKRVQENTVARADLQELGAKFETKVQENAQKVGQLRQDVEDRLHAQGLSLHQSLSEIQVNMDTKVKRLLKAQEPLGANGSLTVVAGAGARPEPESLQARLGQLQRNLSALHVATGQREEVLQSTLAYVRAALAQHEAEIKELYSESDETFDQISKVERQMEELQVNHTALRELRVILMEKSLIMEENKEEMERQILELNLTLQHLQGAHADLIKYVKDCNCQKLYFDLDVIREDQRDTTRALEETQVSLDERRQQDGTSLQALSSTVTALSLAVDAGKAEGERARDDLARLRSQLQALGGETGALNAAEAEIRREIRQLHSSFAALLEDALRHEAVLAALFGEDLMEEMSEEAPGPLPLRYEQIRVALQDAASGLQEQALAWDALAARVTALEQAADQRAQHREPSHDASREGVGEAQLAGLEQELQRLASEVKQVGQCCEAPGASSLNSSLEDLRGALSNSAHGLEQHQRLFHSLFANFQGLVEANVSLDLGKLQALLSRKGKKQQKGLEAPRRRDRKQAKLWETGSPVAFYASFSEGTAALQTVKFNKTHINIGSSYFPEHGYFRAPERGVYLFAVSIEFGPGPGTGQLVIGGHHQTPICTTEEQRGGSTATTFAMAELQKGERVWFELTQGSVMKRNPPGSTFGGFLVFKT, encoded by the exons ATGATCCTGACCCTGCTGCTCAGCCTTGGGGGGCCCCTAGGCTGGGGGCTGCCAGGGGCCTGGGCTCAGGCCCCAGGTACCAGGTTCTCTAATCCACACAGCTCCAGGTCACCTGGGGTCTGGAGCGCAGAGGCCGAGGACAACGGCAGGGGCCCCGTTGGACG TAACTGGTGCCCCTACCAGAAGTCCAGGCTAGTCACCTTCGTTGCCGCTTGCAAAACAGAGAAATTCCACGTCCACAAGCAGCAGCCATGCCCACAGGGAGCTCTGGACTGTCAGAAAGTCAAAGTCAT GTACCGCGTGGCACACAAGCCAGTGTACCGGGTCAAGCAGAAGGTGCTGTCCTCTGTGGCCTGGAGGTGCTGCCCAGGCTTTGCAGGCCCTGACTGCCAGTACCATG ACCCTACTGCGATCCCTGAGCCTGCAGATCCAGATGATGACTTCCAGGAGCCTTGGGACGGGCCCGCTGCCTTAGAACCTG GCCACCCAGCTGCAGAGATCAGCAACATCGTGGTGCAGCAGGAACGCCTGCTGGGAGATGTGCAGAATGACATTTACCAGATGGCAGACAGCCTCCCAGGACTGTGGAAGGCCCTGGCAAGCAACCTCACAGCTGCCACAACTGAGGCAAATCAGACAGAACTTG AGTTTCCTGGCAGATCCTTGGATCAAGTGCTGCTGCCCCACATGGACACCTTCCTGCAAGTGCATTTCAGCCCCATATGGAGGAGTTTCAACCAAAGCCTGCATGGCCTGTCCCAGGCCATCAGAAACCTATCTCTTGATGTGGAGGCCAACCGACAGGCCATCAAGAGGGTCCAGGAGAACACTGTGGCCAGGGCCGACTTACAGGAGCTTGGTGCCAAATTTGAGACCAAGGTCCAGGAGAATGCCCAGAAAGTGGGTCAGCTGCGGCAGGATGTGGAGGACCGCCTGCATGCCCAGGGCCTTTCCCTGCACCAGTCCCTCTCTGAGATCCAGGTGAACATGGACACTAAGGTGAAGAGGCTCCTTAAGGCCCAGGAGCCCCTGGGAGCCAATGGCAGCCTGACAGtggtggcaggggcaggggcaaggCCGGAGCCTGAAAGCCTACAGGCCAGGCTGGGCCAGCTTCAGAGGAACCTCTCAGCACTGCATGTGGCCACTGGCCAAAGGGAAGAGGTGCTGCAGAGCACCCTGGCATATGTGAGGGCGGCCCTGGCCCAGCACGAGGCTGAGATCAAGGAGCTGTACTCAGAGTCCGATGAGACCTTCGATCAGATCAGCAAGGTGGAGCGGCAGATGGAGGAGCTGCAGGTGAACCACACGGCGCTGCGGGAGCTGCGGGTGATCCTGATGGAGAAGTCACTGATCATGGAGGAGAACAAGGAGGAGATGGAGCGGCAGATCCTGGAGCTCAACCTCACCCTCCAGCATCTGCAGGGCGCCCACGCCGACCTCATCAAGTACGTCAAGGACTGCAActgccagaagctctactttgaCCTGGATGTCATCCGGGAGGACCAGCGGGACACCACGAGGGCCCTGGAGGAGACGCAGGTGAGCCTGGATGAGCGGCGCCAGCAGGACGGCACCTCCCTGCAGGCCCTGAGCAGCACGGTGACCGCCCTGTCGCTGGCCGTGGACGCCGGCAAGGCGGAGGGAGAGCGGGCGCGGGACGACTTGGCGCGGCTCCGAAGCCAGCTGCAGGCGCTGGGTGGTGAGACTGGCGCGCTGAATGCCGCCGAGGCGGAGATCCGCCGCGAGATCCGCCAGCTGCACAGTTCCTTCGCGGCCCTGCTGGAGGACGCACTGCGGCACGAGGCCGTGCTGGCCGCCCTCTTCGGGGAGGACTTGATGGAGGAGATGTCGGAGGAGGCGCCCGGCCCGCTGCCGCTGCGCTACGAGCAGATCCGCGTGGCCCTGCAGGACGCCGCCAGCGGGCTGCAGGAGCAGGCGCTCGCCTGGGACGCGCTGGCCGCCCGAGTGACGGCCCTGGAGCAGGCCGCGGACCAGCGGGCGCAGCACCGAGAGCCCAGCCACGACGCGTCACGAGAGGGGGTCGGCGAGGCCCAGCTGGCGGGGCTGGAGCAGGAGCTGCAGCGCCTGGCTTCCGAGGTCAAGCAGGTGGGGCAGTGCTGCGAGGCTCCCGGGGCTTCCTCCCTCAACAGCTCCCTGGAGGACCTCCGCGGGGCGCTCTCCAACTCTGCGCACGGCCTAGAGCAGCACCAGCGGCTCTTCCACAGCCTCTTTGCGAACTTCCAAGGGCTTGTGGAAGCCAACGTCAGCCTGGACCTGGGGAAGCTGCAGGCCTTGTTGAGCAGGAAGGGGAAGAAGCAGCAGAAAGGTCTGGAAGCTCCCCGGAGGAGGGACCGGAAGCAAGCAAAGCTCTGGGAGACAG GCTCTCCTGTGGCCTTCTATGCCAGCTTTTCAGAAGGGACAGCTGCCCTGCAGACAGTGAAGTTCAACAAAACTCACATCAACATCGGCAGCAGCTACTTCCCTGAACATGGCTACTTCCGAGCCCCTGAGCGTGGAGTCTATCTGTTTGCAGTGAGCATTGAATTCGGTCCAGGGCCAGGCACTGGGCAGCTAGTGATTGGAGGTCACCATCAGACCCCTATCTGTACCACCGAGGAGCAGAGGGGTGGAAGCACAGCAACCACCTTTGCCATGGCTGAGCTGCAGAAGGGTGAGAGAGTGTGGTTTGAGTTAACTCAGGGATCGGTAATGAAGAGAAACCCACCAGGCTCTACGTTCGGGGGATTCCTGGTGTTCAAGACCTGA